The Salvelinus namaycush isolate Seneca chromosome 28, SaNama_1.0, whole genome shotgun sequence genome contains a region encoding:
- the LOC120023103 gene encoding solute carrier family 66 member 3-like, whose protein sequence is MESDKVLHAANFSTLFVCMVLKFPQIFVLMRAKSTTGVSLNSLLLELTGFIVFVTYQMYYDYPPPTYLEYPILIAQDVILLLLILHYNGSLKQSLIYAVVFMGGWQLLTVQKWIIDLAMSLCTFISAGSKFAQLQCLWQSKDSGQVSALSWGMATYTCFARIYTTSVTTGDMQVLVRFIVMALLNSWVLATVLYYRKRSGEVQKKQD, encoded by the exons ATGGAATCAGACAAGGTACTACATGCCGCTAACTTTAGCACACTGTTTGTGTGCATGGTGCTAAAGTTTCCGCAAATATTTGTTTTGATGCGCGCGAAATCGACAACGGGTGTCAGCCTCAACAGTCTTCTGCTGGAGCTAACCGG GTTCATTGTGTTTGTCACCTACCAGATGTACTATGACTACCCACCCCCAACCTACTTGGAGTACCCCATCCTCATTGCTCAAG ATGTCATCCTCCTGCTCTTGATTCTACATTACAATGGCAGCCTGAAGCAGAGTCTGATCTATGCAGTTGT GTTTATGGGGGGCTGGCAACTACTCACTGTGCAGAAGTGGATAATTGATTTGGCCATG AGCCTGTGTACATTCATCAGTGCTGGCAGTAAGTTTGCCCAGCTCCAATGCCTGTGGCAGTCCAAGGACTCAGGCCAGGTTAGCGCCCTCTCCTGGGGTATGGCTACCTACACATGTTTTG CAAGGATTTACACCACCAGTGTGACAACTGGAGACATGCAGG TTCTGGTGCGATTTATTGTCATGGCACTGCTGAATTCATGGGTGCTAGCTACAGTCTTGTACTACAGGAAAAGGTCTGGGGAAGTACAGAAGAAGCAGGATTAA